A part of Acaryochloris thomasi RCC1774 genomic DNA contains:
- the queA gene encoding tRNA preQ1(34) S-adenosylmethionine ribosyltransferase-isomerase QueA has translation MSNAPYSQDHCLSAYDYTLPETLIAQTPMVPRDRSRLLVVEPTTHQHRHFYELPQLLRSGDLLVLNNTRVIPARLLGYKLSSKGGQIPVEVLLLEPRPDQCWLALVKPGRRLKPGANIIFGNPEQPSLQATVLETDAETRGRIIQFHVDSGKVLEAKIHQLGQLPLPPYIHHSSAAPEQYQTVFAEQPGAVAAPTAGLHFTPQLLEQLSAQGIQQAWITLHVGLGTFRPVEIDHITDHRMHAEWIDISPATVAAVQQTQAQGGRIIAVGTTAVRALEGAAQSGTLQPYRGKTQIFIYPGYQWQVVDGLITNFHLPKSSLMMLVSALIGRQRLLTLYQEAIDERYRFYSFGDAMLIMPVRD, from the coding sequence ATGTCTAACGCACCCTACTCCCAAGATCACTGTCTGAGCGCCTACGACTACACCCTCCCAGAGACCTTGATTGCCCAGACACCGATGGTGCCCCGCGATCGGTCACGTCTGCTCGTTGTTGAACCCACCACCCACCAGCACCGACACTTCTACGAGCTCCCTCAGCTTCTGCGATCCGGCGATTTGCTAGTACTCAACAATACCCGCGTTATTCCAGCGCGACTCTTGGGTTATAAGCTTTCAAGCAAGGGCGGTCAAATTCCCGTCGAGGTTCTGCTGTTAGAACCTCGACCCGACCAATGCTGGCTAGCGCTTGTCAAACCCGGTCGGCGGCTCAAACCAGGAGCCAATATTATCTTTGGCAATCCGGAACAACCGAGCCTGCAGGCAACGGTTCTAGAAACAGATGCAGAAACACGGGGGCGCATTATCCAGTTTCATGTCGATTCTGGCAAAGTTTTAGAGGCCAAGATCCATCAGCTAGGGCAGCTCCCGCTCCCTCCCTATATTCACCATTCCAGCGCCGCACCTGAACAATATCAAACCGTCTTCGCTGAACAACCCGGAGCCGTCGCGGCCCCCACCGCTGGCCTGCACTTTACACCTCAGTTGCTAGAACAGCTTAGTGCTCAAGGCATCCAACAAGCCTGGATTACTTTGCATGTGGGTCTCGGCACCTTCCGCCCCGTCGAGATTGACCACATTACCGATCACAGGATGCACGCCGAATGGATTGACATTTCTCCCGCCACAGTTGCAGCCGTTCAGCAGACCCAGGCTCAAGGGGGCCGCATTATTGCAGTGGGGACAACTGCCGTCCGCGCCCTGGAGGGAGCAGCGCAGTCGGGCACACTCCAGCCCTATCGAGGCAAAACGCAGATTTTTATCTATCCCGGTTATCAGTGGCAGGTCGTAGACGGGTTGATTACGAACTTTCATTTGCCCAAGTCGAGTTTGATGATGCTGGTGAGTGCGCTCATCGGTCGCCAGCGCCTGCTTACTCTCTATCAAGAGGCCATTGACGAGCGGTATCGCTTTTACTCCTTTGGTGATGCAATGTTGATTATGCCCGTTAGAGATTGA
- a CDS encoding DUF4126 domain-containing protein, which produces MDVLIGLCLGITLSAACGLRIFIPPLILSIAALIGDLQLLPSLQWLGTYPALMVLATATVIEILAYYVPGISNLLDLIEIPTAIAIGTVLTAASLGDLNPVLQWSLALLAGGGSAGIVESATAATRFAANTLTVGTATPVVSTAEAGLSVLLTLLGLALPLFAATAVILIMIGLIRKAINMLRRARHKRREAAQRKSLSKVRVFT; this is translated from the coding sequence ATGGACGTATTGATTGGCCTATGTCTTGGGATTACCTTGAGTGCCGCCTGTGGTCTGAGAATCTTTATCCCCCCTTTAATCCTCAGCATTGCTGCCCTCATCGGCGACCTCCAGCTGCTGCCTAGTCTGCAGTGGCTGGGAACCTACCCTGCTTTGATGGTCTTAGCAACAGCCACCGTCATTGAAATCTTGGCCTACTACGTGCCGGGAATTAGCAATCTACTAGATCTGATTGAGATTCCCACAGCCATCGCCATTGGCACCGTCCTCACTGCAGCCAGCCTAGGCGATCTTAATCCCGTTCTCCAATGGTCGCTGGCACTTTTGGCTGGCGGCGGCTCAGCGGGAATTGTAGAAAGCGCCACTGCCGCCACTCGCTTTGCTGCCAACACTTTAACCGTGGGGACGGCCACCCCAGTTGTTTCAACTGCAGAAGCAGGGTTGTCGGTTCTTTTGACGTTGCTGGGTCTAGCGCTGCCTTTGTTCGCGGCCACAGCCGTAATCTTGATTATGATCGGCCTGATTAGGAAGGCGATCAACATGCTGCGTCGCGCACGGCATAAACGGCGCGAAGCTGCCCAGCGAAAGAGTCTGTCCAAGGTTCGAGTCTTTACGTAG
- a CDS encoding cation:proton antiporter produces the protein MEVQDLSNLVFLGLFLVFGGHAYEIARYLQLPRVTLLVLTGLLVGPSGLDIIPLSVINMFPTIAYIALSMVAFRLGEAFIDLDLKEKGLAVFSISLGKTIAAASLVFVGVFLIQKDVVVGLLLAALAPASAPAATLDVISETKAKGPLTQTIVSVLAVDNILSITLFALVLIFTDSLMDQGQSWQEILLGGWEIFGAVILGFSLGWPTTKLAEVIDKEEEPSLLKILGVILLCAGLAYQFQVSYLLACIVLGITVAKSNHPPMRQVFSTVETIGEPFLVFFFLLAGCELQLSALTTLGLIGIIYMVARCAGFVVGGTFVSHWVKAEPVIQKHIGWCLFPQAGVALGLAVIALEHFPQIGPLLLSVIVSTTVVFELFGPTVTRWHLFQAKEVVETPEIAK, from the coding sequence ATGGAAGTCCAAGACCTCTCCAACCTAGTTTTTCTAGGTTTATTCCTTGTGTTTGGAGGGCACGCCTACGAAATTGCTCGCTACCTACAGTTACCACGCGTGACTTTGCTTGTGCTCACCGGCTTACTGGTCGGTCCCTCCGGGTTGGATATCATCCCCCTTTCCGTCATCAATATGTTCCCCACGATCGCCTACATTGCTTTGTCGATGGTGGCCTTCCGCTTAGGGGAAGCCTTTATTGACCTTGATCTTAAAGAAAAAGGTCTTGCGGTATTCAGTATCTCTTTGGGCAAGACCATTGCAGCCGCCAGCCTCGTCTTTGTAGGCGTGTTTCTGATCCAAAAAGATGTGGTTGTGGGTCTCTTGCTCGCAGCCCTAGCACCAGCTTCGGCTCCGGCAGCGACCCTGGATGTTATTAGCGAGACCAAGGCTAAAGGTCCACTGACCCAAACCATTGTGAGTGTCTTGGCCGTTGACAATATTTTGAGCATTACCTTGTTTGCCTTGGTTCTGATCTTCACAGACTCACTGATGGACCAAGGCCAGTCATGGCAGGAGATTTTATTAGGAGGCTGGGAGATTTTCGGAGCCGTTATCTTGGGATTTTCATTGGGCTGGCCCACCACCAAACTCGCTGAAGTCATTGATAAAGAAGAAGAACCAAGTCTACTGAAGATTCTGGGGGTGATTCTGCTCTGTGCGGGCTTAGCCTACCAGTTTCAGGTGTCCTATCTGCTAGCCTGCATTGTCCTAGGGATAACGGTGGCGAAGAGTAACCATCCTCCAATGCGCCAGGTCTTCTCGACCGTCGAGACCATCGGGGAACCTTTTTTAGTCTTCTTCTTTTTATTAGCAGGATGCGAACTGCAGCTATCGGCGCTGACCACCCTAGGGTTAATCGGCATTATTTACATGGTTGCCCGCTGTGCAGGGTTTGTGGTGGGAGGAACATTCGTCTCTCATTGGGTCAAAGCCGAACCTGTGATCCAGAAACATATTGGCTGGTGTCTATTCCCCCAAGCAGGTGTAGCTTTAGGGTTAGCGGTCATTGCCCTGGAGCATTTTCCCCAGATTGGACCGCTGTTACTCTCGGTGATTGTCAGCACCACAGTGGTCTTTGAGCTGTTCGGTCCGACGGTAACTCGGTGGCATCTATTTCAGGCTAAAGAAGTAGTGGAGACACCAGAAATCGCAAAGTAG
- the truB gene encoding tRNA pseudouridine(55) synthase TruB: MFGFLNLHKPAGMTSHDCIGKVRRLLSMKKVGHGGTLDPSATGVLPIALGRATRLLTYLPSDKVYRAVIRLGMTTTTDDLAGDVIETTEAGHITQAMLESALTHFQGPLQQIPPAYSAIQVDGKRLYDLARQGKPVPVKPRSVEVYDLKLLDWRPMGEWPEAEVEIACGAGTYIRSIARDLGVMLQVGGTLAQLSRTRSGGFSLVDSLTFAALETQLEQQQFRPIPPDVGLQILPTLTLTADLAQRFVWGQKLPIETHSGYLQVHHETEGFLGIGKYEDGHLKAKVVSAGATPTRNASNAEGTEG; the protein is encoded by the coding sequence CTGTTTGGCTTCTTAAATTTACACAAGCCTGCGGGCATGACCTCTCATGACTGTATCGGTAAAGTCCGGCGGCTTTTGAGCATGAAAAAGGTGGGGCACGGTGGCACGCTTGATCCGTCGGCGACCGGCGTGCTGCCCATTGCCCTAGGACGGGCTACCCGTCTGCTGACTTATTTACCCAGCGATAAGGTCTATCGAGCCGTGATCCGGTTAGGGATGACGACCACTACCGATGACTTAGCCGGTGATGTTATCGAAACAACAGAGGCCGGTCATATCACCCAAGCCATGCTGGAGTCAGCGCTGACGCATTTTCAAGGGCCGCTGCAGCAGATTCCACCAGCCTATAGTGCCATTCAAGTGGATGGCAAACGGCTTTATGATCTGGCGCGTCAGGGTAAACCGGTGCCGGTCAAACCACGTTCGGTAGAGGTTTATGACCTCAAGCTGCTGGACTGGCGACCGATGGGGGAGTGGCCGGAGGCTGAAGTCGAAATTGCCTGTGGAGCCGGAACCTATATTCGTTCTATTGCCCGTGACTTGGGGGTGATGCTGCAGGTCGGAGGGACCCTCGCACAGCTCAGTCGAACGCGCAGCGGTGGGTTCTCGCTGGTTGATAGTCTGACGTTTGCAGCACTAGAGACTCAGCTTGAACAGCAACAATTTCGTCCCATTCCGCCGGACGTGGGGCTGCAGATCCTGCCTACGCTAACCTTAACGGCAGACTTGGCGCAGCGATTTGTTTGGGGTCAAAAGCTTCCCATCGAGACCCATTCAGGATATCTGCAAGTCCATCATGAAACGGAGGGTTTTCTCGGGATTGGAAAATATGAAGACGGTCATCTAAAAGCAAAGGTTGTGTCTGCAGGCGCTACTCCCACGCGCAACGCATCAAATGCTGAGGGGACAGAAGGTTAA
- a CDS encoding alpha/beta hydrolase, with product MTQFKKFWLGCLSGLWLAVLGGQAPMAQAAERIYISFSLFERSIALRDLEIFAEEGRVQGSLGAYTRFFDDQQLEQFRAGLVAPIDLTPLSVAQFLYTPVGEGLLQRAGQVVRPKSGQGRLTALRSALILGAADPEGLTALSAIRNFPTQGVQVDLRSALGIFESAQQVLQDTQLAVKAIQAEPSVVPEEDLIARGKTLQVQGAYAWQKQTLKLNDDSVKRQTYTGRTRKFFADLYVPRAKADGPRPVIVISHGFNSNRETYAYLAEHLASHGYVVAVPEHSGSNTAQLQALLEGRARNIIKPTEFLDRPLDVSFLLDVLEMRSQTDPSIGPLNLEQVGVFGQSFGGYTALALGGASLTFNQLYEDCAQLRNTLNLSLLFQCQARLLIPKPYKLADPRIKAVVAVNSIGSSLLGSDAYGEIEVPVMLVSGSSDTVAPALSEQIRPFSWLTTPNKYLLMMVGGNHFSTIGVPATDDQNSIGEILDLPLGGPAPDEARQDLKTLSLAFMNAFVTNQPQNLEYLTPGYVSTLSQPALPLALTQDLMLEEAAAEE from the coding sequence GTGACGCAGTTCAAAAAATTCTGGCTAGGATGCCTAAGTGGTCTATGGCTGGCGGTGCTGGGTGGCCAGGCACCGATGGCACAGGCGGCTGAACGCATCTACATTTCTTTTTCTCTCTTCGAGCGTTCGATTGCGCTGAGAGACTTGGAGATCTTTGCCGAAGAGGGGCGAGTCCAGGGGAGTTTGGGAGCCTATACTCGCTTTTTCGACGATCAGCAGCTAGAGCAGTTCAGAGCGGGTTTGGTTGCTCCGATTGACCTGACACCATTGTCTGTGGCTCAGTTTTTGTATACGCCTGTGGGCGAGGGATTATTGCAGCGCGCAGGGCAGGTGGTGCGTCCCAAGTCGGGGCAGGGTCGTCTAACGGCACTCCGGTCTGCGTTGATTTTAGGGGCAGCGGATCCTGAAGGGCTGACGGCGCTTTCGGCAATACGCAACTTTCCTACCCAAGGGGTTCAGGTGGATCTACGGTCGGCTCTGGGGATCTTTGAGTCGGCTCAGCAAGTTCTCCAGGATACTCAGTTAGCGGTCAAGGCCATTCAGGCTGAACCCTCTGTGGTTCCTGAAGAGGATCTAATTGCGAGGGGCAAAACGCTACAGGTTCAGGGGGCCTATGCTTGGCAGAAGCAAACGCTAAAGTTGAATGATGACAGCGTCAAGAGACAGACCTATACGGGACGCACTCGGAAGTTCTTTGCAGATTTGTATGTTCCGAGGGCGAAGGCTGATGGGCCTCGACCTGTTATTGTCATTTCCCACGGCTTCAATTCCAATCGAGAGACCTATGCCTACCTTGCAGAGCATCTTGCTTCCCATGGCTATGTGGTTGCTGTGCCGGAGCATTCGGGCAGTAATACGGCTCAGCTACAGGCGCTCCTGGAGGGGCGTGCGCGTAATATTATCAAGCCAACGGAGTTTCTTGACCGGCCTCTAGATGTTTCGTTCTTGCTCGATGTGCTGGAGATGCGATCGCAAACCGATCCCAGCATCGGCCCCTTAAATTTGGAGCAAGTGGGCGTATTCGGTCAATCCTTTGGGGGGTATACCGCCTTAGCCCTAGGCGGTGCATCGCTGACCTTCAACCAGCTTTATGAAGACTGTGCCCAGCTCAGAAACACGCTTAACCTGTCTTTGCTGTTTCAATGTCAGGCTCGACTGCTGATTCCCAAACCCTATAAATTAGCAGATCCGAGAATTAAGGCCGTCGTTGCCGTGAACTCCATTGGCAGCAGTCTCCTGGGGTCTGATGCCTACGGCGAAATCGAAGTTCCCGTCATGCTTGTCTCTGGTAGCTCCGATACCGTAGCTCCTGCGCTCTCTGAACAAATTCGTCCCTTTAGCTGGTTAACCACTCCCAACAAGTATTTGCTCATGATGGTGGGTGGAAATCATTTTTCTACCATTGGAGTGCCTGCTACAGACGATCAAAACTCAATTGGAGAGATTTTAGACCTGCCCCTCGGCGGTCCCGCGCCTGATGAAGCGCGTCAAGATCTCAAAACACTGAGTTTGGCCTTCATGAATGCCTTTGTCACCAATCAACCCCAAAATCTGGAATACTTAACGCCGGGATACGTCTCCACCCTGAGCCAGCCTGCACTGCCCTTGGCGCTCACGCAAGATCTGATGTTAGAAGAGGCAGCGGCGGAAGAATAG
- a CDS encoding alpha/beta hydrolase, which yields MRYATRSWRWIGSLGMLIFAAMATPTSAAEQIYVQYAALELSVPVADLEMYATEGRLSGDLATFAEYLSPKQLEQIRATLKTKLNLPPENIPSLLSTPVGEVLLARASKIIQSKSGGASPEALKTALVSAAADPDGLTLLSLMRNFPDAGIQIDVTEGLALLQMMRQVMQQTNAAVALVQQRSAGAASPDQSVAELQALQQPGSFTWKTQTLRLQDRTPKRLRLTGKARQFPADLYLPDRSDPAPVIVISHGFSSDRLAYASLAQHLASHGFAVAVPEHPGSSAAHTRAWLAGEVGDMSQALEFIDRPLDVTFLLDQLARRSPASLRKRLNLKQVGVVGHSFGGYTGLALGGGTLNFSTLRQDCGPQVEETLNISQILQCQALDVPLKKYALRDSRVKAVLAISPITSSIFGSEGLGQINAPVMMVSGSMDTVTPSLQEQIQPFTWLPQTHKYLVLIESASHFSTQDERPAAQTLWTLPPEFVGPTPNVARQYLKALGTIFFQTHLQGQPSEALSSGAVQQLSQSSLPLSLIRQLSPQDLMPVLETARVPQ from the coding sequence GTGAGATACGCTACACGGTCTTGGAGATGGATTGGCAGTCTAGGAATGCTGATCTTTGCGGCAATGGCTACACCGACATCAGCAGCAGAGCAGATTTATGTTCAATACGCCGCTCTAGAGCTATCTGTTCCGGTCGCGGATCTGGAAATGTATGCCACGGAAGGACGGCTGAGTGGTGATCTGGCAACCTTTGCTGAATATCTATCACCTAAACAGCTTGAGCAGATCAGAGCGACGCTTAAGACAAAGCTAAACCTTCCGCCCGAAAATATTCCCAGTTTGCTGTCAACGCCCGTGGGTGAGGTGCTTTTAGCACGCGCCAGCAAAATCATACAGTCCAAGTCTGGTGGTGCGAGTCCAGAAGCTCTAAAGACAGCGCTGGTCTCAGCGGCCGCTGATCCGGATGGGTTAACGCTTTTGAGTTTGATGCGCAATTTCCCTGATGCAGGGATCCAGATAGATGTAACTGAAGGGCTAGCGCTTCTGCAAATGATGCGGCAGGTGATGCAGCAGACTAATGCGGCGGTGGCGCTGGTGCAGCAACGCTCGGCAGGTGCCGCTAGTCCTGATCAAAGCGTTGCGGAACTGCAGGCTTTGCAGCAACCCGGTTCTTTCACTTGGAAAACGCAAACGTTACGGCTTCAAGACAGAACCCCAAAACGATTACGGTTGACCGGCAAAGCTCGCCAGTTCCCTGCCGATCTCTATCTGCCTGATCGATCGGATCCGGCCCCTGTAATTGTAATCTCCCATGGTTTTAGCTCAGATCGGCTTGCCTATGCGTCTTTGGCTCAACACTTAGCCTCCCATGGGTTTGCCGTGGCTGTCCCCGAGCATCCAGGGAGTTCGGCGGCGCACACCCGCGCATGGTTAGCGGGTGAGGTTGGAGATATGTCGCAGGCGCTGGAGTTTATCGATCGTCCCCTGGACGTGACGTTCTTGCTTGATCAGTTGGCCCGACGCTCACCCGCCAGCCTTCGGAAACGTCTTAATCTTAAGCAGGTAGGCGTTGTGGGGCACTCATTTGGTGGCTACACGGGGCTTGCTTTAGGCGGTGGGACCCTCAATTTCTCAACACTACGCCAAGACTGTGGTCCTCAAGTTGAGGAGACGCTGAACATTTCCCAGATTCTTCAGTGTCAGGCTTTGGATGTACCGCTGAAAAAATATGCGCTAAGAGATTCGCGGGTCAAGGCTGTGCTGGCTATCAGTCCTATCACCAGCAGTATTTTCGGCTCTGAAGGCTTAGGACAGATCAATGCTCCAGTGATGATGGTGTCTGGAAGTATGGATACGGTGACGCCCAGTCTGCAGGAGCAGATTCAGCCCTTCACTTGGTTGCCGCAGACCCATAAATATTTGGTTTTGATCGAGTCGGCAAGTCACTTTTCGACTCAGGATGAGAGGCCGGCGGCTCAAACGCTCTGGACGCTTCCGCCCGAGTTTGTGGGGCCTACGCCCAATGTTGCTCGTCAATATTTGAAGGCTTTAGGCACGATATTTTTTCAGACGCATTTGCAGGGACAGCCTTCTGAAGCTCTCTCAAGTGGGGCTGTACAGCAGTTAAGTCAGTCTTCTTTGCCGCTGAGCCTGATTCGCCAGCTCTCGCCTCAGGACTTAATGCCGGTTTTAGAGACAGCGCGCGTGCCTCAATGA
- a CDS encoding MFS transporter codes for MDSPQDPPIQTAVSIPSASVKEEFTGLQLWNMNVGFLGIQFGWGLQMANMSAIFEHLGATAHQLPILWIAAPLTGLFIQPVIGNLSDFTWGPLGRRRPYLLVGGILAALALALMPHCSTLLMAAALLWLLDASANISMVPYRAFVGDLLPKKQRTQGFAVQSLMVGAGAVVASAFPWILSHGFAISNIASVQHQIPQTVELSFYLGAVVFLSTIVWTVITTPEYPPKSLEALEQRQEERGGLRNSLQESWKAIRSMPATMRQLAWVQFFTWMGIFCFFMYFPPAVARNIFGATSQASPLYSAGVEWAGLCCAVFNAVCVGVSFLLPLLAKRTSRQITHSVCLLCGAASLLSMVVIRDQYVLLIAMIGFGIAWASALSMPYAMLTGVIPDKQRGVFQGIFNIFVVLPEIAVALGAGWVMQYLLHENRLMAVVMGGVFLLVAAGLTLLVKINPVTTPAELSLDVEQPEKDKSLVADNTDQLPVEEKLPVEKSRS; via the coding sequence CTGGACTCACCACAGGACCCCCCTATTCAGACCGCTGTTTCGATTCCCTCAGCATCTGTCAAAGAGGAATTTACGGGGCTACAGCTTTGGAACATGAACGTGGGCTTCCTGGGCATTCAGTTTGGCTGGGGCCTTCAGATGGCCAATATGAGCGCCATTTTTGAGCATTTGGGAGCAACAGCCCATCAACTGCCCATTCTCTGGATTGCGGCTCCACTCACGGGCCTGTTCATTCAGCCCGTCATTGGTAATTTAAGTGACTTCACCTGGGGACCGCTGGGGCGACGGCGGCCCTACCTGCTGGTGGGGGGGATTCTGGCGGCCCTTGCGCTTGCCCTCATGCCCCATTGCTCAACCTTATTGATGGCGGCGGCCCTGCTGTGGCTGCTGGATGCCAGCGCCAATATTAGTATGGTGCCCTATCGCGCCTTCGTCGGGGATTTGCTGCCAAAAAAGCAGCGCACTCAAGGGTTTGCTGTTCAAAGCCTGATGGTGGGAGCAGGAGCAGTGGTGGCGTCTGCTTTCCCTTGGATTCTCAGTCATGGCTTTGCCATTTCGAACATTGCCAGTGTCCAGCATCAGATTCCGCAGACGGTAGAACTGTCCTTTTATCTGGGCGCTGTTGTGTTTTTGAGCACGATTGTCTGGACTGTGATCACGACGCCGGAGTATCCCCCCAAAAGTCTTGAGGCTCTGGAGCAGCGCCAAGAGGAGCGGGGCGGGCTCCGCAATAGTCTGCAAGAGAGCTGGAAGGCAATTCGAAGCATGCCTGCCACTATGCGCCAACTGGCCTGGGTCCAGTTCTTTACCTGGATGGGGATTTTCTGTTTCTTTATGTATTTCCCTCCGGCTGTGGCCCGCAATATTTTTGGAGCCACGAGTCAAGCCTCTCCTCTCTATAGCGCTGGAGTTGAATGGGCAGGTCTATGCTGTGCCGTTTTTAATGCGGTCTGTGTTGGGGTCTCATTTTTACTGCCGTTGCTGGCCAAGCGCACCAGCCGCCAGATTACCCACAGTGTTTGTCTGCTCTGCGGCGCAGCGAGCTTACTGTCAATGGTCGTGATTCGAGATCAGTACGTCTTATTAATTGCCATGATCGGTTTTGGCATCGCTTGGGCCAGTGCTTTATCGATGCCCTATGCCATGCTCACGGGGGTTATTCCCGACAAACAACGCGGTGTTTTTCAGGGAATCTTTAATATTTTTGTGGTGTTGCCTGAGATTGCCGTGGCTTTAGGGGCTGGGTGGGTCATGCAGTACCTTCTCCACGAGAATCGATTGATGGCAGTGGTGATGGGAGGTGTCTTTTTGCTAGTCGCAGCGGGTCTGACGCTTCTGGTTAAAATCAATCCGGTGACGACTCCTGCCGAATTATCGCTAGACGTTGAGCAGCCTGAGAAAGATAAATCTCTGGTTGCTGACAACACAGATCAGCTTCCAGTTGAAGAGAAGCTTCCAGTTGAGAAAAGTCGTAGCTAG